From Dehalococcoidales bacterium, the proteins below share one genomic window:
- a CDS encoding nuclear transport factor 2 family protein — translation MSADQIKKRMREFKDAMESRDVERILSFFTEDAEWQAPEGTFKGKEQMRRYITWNKQMIPDLKMTESGVKIVVEGEIGVYDHVLSGTVDGSKWSTLALCVYQFAGEKLKGIRSVYDRLAIAKQVSKGAMAKMAVNGILNSMEKGLH, via the coding sequence ATGTCCGCAGATCAGATCAAAAAAAGGATGAGAGAGTTTAAGGATGCCATGGAATCCAGGGATGTGGAGAGGATATTGTCTTTCTTTACCGAGGATGCTGAGTGGCAGGCGCCTGAAGGAACATTCAAGGGTAAGGAACAGATGAGGCGCTACATAACCTGGAACAAGCAGATGATACCGGACCTCAAGATGACCGAGTCGGGTGTCAAGATTGTGGTAGAGGGTGAGATAGGGGTTTACGATCACGTGCTGTCGGGTACTGTCGATGGCTCCAAATGGTCGACACTGGCACTGTGTGTCTATCAATTTGCCGGCGAGAAACTCAAGGGCATTAGAAGTGTCTATGACCGGCTGGCGATAGCCAAACAGGTATCTAAGGGTGCCATGGCGAAAATGGCCGTGAACGGTATCCTGAATAGTATGGAGAAAGGCCTGCACTAG